From the Streptomyces nodosus genome, the window GAGAGTACGCCGCCCAGCGCGCCGTCGACGATGTCCAGCGCGGCCATCGAGCCCACGTCGAACCGCAGTCCCGGATAGGCGTGCCGAGCCGACTCGATCATCGCGGGAGAGGCGTCGACGCCGAACACCGCCAGCCCCGACTCCTGGAGATGAGCGGGGGAACCGCGGTTCTCGCACCTGGTCCCGTGCGGCGACCGGCGCGCTGTGCGCACGAGGCGGCACGGTCCCGGGGTTTCCGGGCCGTGCCGCCTCGTGGTGAGTGTTGACGGGGGACGGGGTCAGGGGCGCAGCCCCGGCTCGCTCTCCGCCTCCCGGCGGTCCAGCTTGGCGTCGAAGGCCGCGAGCGGCTTGGCCGCCGAGGGGTTCGACTGGACCGCCGCCGGGGTCACACCCGCCCAGTCCAGGATGCGGGCCGTGGCCAGGGCCTTCTGGTCGGCCGTGAGACCGGCCACGTTGACGCCGTGGTTCATGCCCGGGGCGGTGAAGACATATGAGTCCTTGGCGCCCTTGCCGACGTGGAAGGGCTCGGCGCCCCACGGGTCGTTCTGGCCGTACACGAAGAGCATGTGCTCGGCGTGCTGTCGGACCCAGTTGTCCACGTCCCGCATCGCCGACGGCTGGAACTTCATCGGGATGGAGCGGGGCACGAAGTTCCGCGGCGGCTGGTAGCCGTAGCGGAGGTACTTCTTCTCGATGTGCGGGAAGTGGATGGTCGGCGCGCCCAGCTGGGTGCCCGCCTGGTAGTAGTACGGGGTGTACGTCTCCAGGCCCTGGTCGGTGTAGGCGGAGAAGCCGGAGATGGTGTCCACGGTGTTCCAGATCTGGTCGTCCGTGGCGTCCTTGGCGTCGGCGGGGATGGTGTCGCAGTCCGAGAGCAGGCTGTACTGCCAGAAGCCCCACACATAGTCGAGGACGACCGCCTCATAGGCCCGGTCGAGGTCGCCGACGGTCTGGAAGGTGTAGCCATTGTCGGCCGCGTACGCCTGGTACTTCTTCTCCAGCGGCTGGCGGCGCACCAGCGCCTCGCGCTGCACGGCGTTCAGCCGGTCGCGGCACTCCTTGGTGCCGACCTTCTCGAAGAAGCGGTCGTAGGCGGAGTCCTCGTTGTTGACGACGTCGTTGGGCGCGACATAGGCGACCACGCCGTCCATGTCGTGCGGGTAGAAGCGCTTGTAGTACGTCGCCGTCATCCCGCCCTTGGAGCCGCCGGTCGCGAGCCACCGCTGGGTGTAGAGCGGCTTGAGCGCCTCGAAGATGCGGTGCTGGTCGCTGGCCGCCTGCCAGATGTCCAGCTTGGTCCAGTCGGCGGGGGCGGGACGGGACGGGGTGAAGAAGCGGTACTCCATCGAGACCTGGTTGCCGTCCACGATCTGGGTCGGCTCACGGCGGCCGGGGCTGGTGGAGACGTTGTAGCCGCCGGTGTAGAAGACCGTGGGCCGCGAGACGTCCTTGTGCAGCACGGTGATCCGCTGCTGGAACGTGCCCTGGGACGGGTTCCGGTGGTCGACCGGCTGGGTGTAGTTCAGGACGAAGAAGCGGTACCCGGTGTACGGCTTCTCCTCGATCAGGCTCATTCCCGGTATCGCGAGCAGCCGGTCCTTGATGTCGGCCGCTGGCGCGACGGTACCTGTGGCCTCCGGCTGGGCGGCGGT encodes:
- a CDS encoding S28 family serine protease: MRKALRWLLALVVLTGTLSTAGVATAAQPEATGTVAPAADIKDRLLAIPGMSLIEEKPYTGYRFFVLNYTQPVDHRNPSQGTFQQRITVLHKDVSRPTVFYTGGYNVSTSPGRREPTQIVDGNQVSMEYRFFTPSRPAPADWTKLDIWQAASDQHRIFEALKPLYTQRWLATGGSKGGMTATYYKRFYPHDMDGVVAYVAPNDVVNNEDSAYDRFFEKVGTKECRDRLNAVQREALVRRQPLEKKYQAYAADNGYTFQTVGDLDRAYEAVVLDYVWGFWQYSLLSDCDTIPADAKDATDDQIWNTVDTISGFSAYTDQGLETYTPYYYQAGTQLGAPTIHFPHIEKKYLRYGYQPPRNFVPRSIPMKFQPSAMRDVDNWVRQHAEHMLFVYGQNDPWGAEPFHVGKGAKDSYVFTAPGMNHGVNVAGLTADQKALATARILDWAGVTPAAVQSNPSAAKPLAAFDAKLDRREAESEPGLRP